A single Cucumis melo cultivar AY chromosome 4, USDA_Cmelo_AY_1.0, whole genome shotgun sequence DNA region contains:
- the LOC103487111 gene encoding cysteine-rich receptor-like protein kinase 42: protein MASIFTHSSTQFPIHGVPFFFFFLFFSVSLSDPRISQSGSICGTVKPPPSSRFIPTFIEEMEAISELLTTRSWTTHFVNSTPPMFALSQCFNDLSHTDCLLCYAASRTSLPRCLPAISARIFLDGCFLRYDNYRFYKESTDSLRDSVNCTSELGEIDESERLGFGENVRAVVETVTTTAMEKGGFGVGEVNGMFGLAQCWGSVEPEGCRACLEKAKRSIGRCLPSKEGRAMNAGCYLRYSTVKFYNDKDGEQDHDGFSGRRAVVTIALASAASLIVFFSALFACYTRISKFKKEKKKQSLIPVSFKDSDLNFKYETLEKATKYFNPSNNIGQGGAGSVYKGTLPNGQIVAVKRLVFHTRQWVDEFFNEVNLIRGIQHKNLVALLGCSIEGPESLLVYEYVPNGSLDQFIFDKNKAQILTWKQRFNIIVGTAEGLAHLHEGCKIRIIHRDIKSSNVLLDENFNPKIADFGLARHFAADQSHLSTGIAGTLGYIAPEYLVRGQLTEKADVYSFGVLILEIVCGRRNSSFTENSTPLLQTVWDLYKTERLTAAIDTSLNKDYPAKEAMDVLQIGLLCTQALASLRPSMATIVKLLTSDVERKVGIPEQPPFLNPCEPSRRSCRISSLVSHAVSKLEVSSCTSSDSAFSSNLPSRSGDFAELNSN from the exons ATGGCTTCCATTTTCACCCATTCCTCAACCCAATTTCCAATCCATGGagttcccttcttcttcttcttcctcttcttctctgTTTCTCTCTCAGATCCCCGAATATCCCAATCTGGAAGTATCTGCGGAACCGTCAAGCCTCCACCTTCATCCAGATTCATCCCAACCTTCATCGAGGAAATGGAAGCTATATCCGAGCTTCTCACGACTCGCTCTTGGACAACTCACTTCGTCAATTCCACTCCCCCAATGTTCGCTCTATCTCAATGCTTCAACGATCTCTCTCACACCGATTGCCTTCTCTGCTACGCCGCCAGCCGTACATCCCTTCCCCGTTGCCTCCCCGCCATCTCCGCTCGGATCTTCCTCGACGGATGCTTCCTCCGGTATGACAATTACAGATTCTATAAAGAATCCACTGATTCGCTTAGGGATTCGGTGAATTGCACCTCGGAATTGGGGGAAATCGATGAATCTGAGAGGTTAGGATTCGGGGAGAATGTTAGGGCTGTTGTTGAGACTGTGACGACGACGGCCATGGAGAAGGGTGGATTTGGGGTTGGGGAAGTTAATGGGATGTTTGGTTTGGCGCAGTGTTGGGGGAGTGTTGAACCTGAGGGATGCAGGGCTTGCTTGGAGAAGGCGAAGAGGAGTATTGGGAGGTGTTTGCCGAGTAAAGAAGGAAGGGCTATGAATGCTGGCTGTTACTTGAGATATTCAACTGTGAAATTCTATAATGATAAGGATGGAGAACAGGATCATGATG GATTTTCTGGAAGAAGAGCTGTAGTTACCATTGCCTTAGCTTCAGCTGCCTCCTTGATCGTCTTCTTTTCAGCTTTGTTTGCATGTTATACAAGAATATCAAAGTTCAAGAAAG aaaagaaaaagcaatCCCTCATTCCGGTTTCGTTTAAGGATTCCGATTTGAACTTCAAGTATGAAACACTTGAAAAGGCAACTAAGTACTTCAACCCATCAAATAATATAGGCCAAGGTGGAGCTGGTTCTGTATATAAAGGGACTCTTCCAAATGGGCAGATTGTTGCTGTGAAGAGATTGGTTTTCCATACAAGGCAATGGGTAGATGAGTTCTTCAATGAGGTGAATTTGATACGCGGAATCCAACACAAAAACCTTGTTGCTCTTTTGGGTTGCAGCATTGAAGGGCCTGAAAGTCTGCTCGTCTACGAGTATGTTCCGAACGGGAGCCTTGATCAGTTCATTTTCG ATAAGAACAAGGCGCAGATTCTAACCTGGAAGCAGCGTTTCAATATTATAGTGGGAACAGCTGAGGGGCTTGCGCATCTTCATGAAGGTTGTAAAATAAGAATAATCCATAGAGACATAAAGAGTAGCAATGTTCTACTGGATGAAAATTTCAACCCAAAAATTGCGGATTTTGGCCTCGCTCGGCATTTTGCAGCCGATCAGTCTCATCTTAGCACAGGAATTGCCGGAACACT AGGTTATATAGCTCCTGAATATCTTGTTCGAGGACAACTTACAGAAAAAGCAGATGTTTATAGTTTTGGAGTGTTGATACTCGAGATCGTTTGTGGTAGAAGAAACAGTTCCTTCACTGAGAACTCCACCCCACTCCTCCAAACA GTTTGGGATCTGTACAAAACAGAGAGATTAACCGCAGCCATTGACACAAGCCTGAACAAGGATTACCCTGCAAAAGAAGCCATGGATGTTCTACAAATAGGACTTTTATGCACACAAGCTTTAGCTTCTTTGAGACCGTCAATGGCGACGATAGTGAAACTGTTAACAAGTGATGTAGAAAGGAAGGTTGGCATCCCAGAACAACCTCCATTTCTGAATCCTTGTGAACCTTCAAGAAGGTCTTGCAGAATTAGCAGCTTGGTATCGCATGCAGTTTCCAAACTTGAAGTTTCTTCTTGCACATCATCAGATTCAGCTTTCTCTTCTAACTTGCCTTCAAGAAGTGGAGATTTTGCTGAACTTAATTCAAATTGA
- the LOC103487112 gene encoding uncharacterized protein LOC103487112 isoform X3, whose amino-acid sequence MEQLPWTWKFTRSQFSKRTILGTSVVLGSISSWPNASLAMDDRLIDASQEDIDTSDYVKSAKNFWELALRLWLPFLLCWTVLINLNHPIVVVGKVVLFLVSTKPSPLSVYIFVEKLRSSSSQEPHLSNWKKRLVARKVEVEDYKVLCVAKVEMKHQNFTLVGVLGGWWKWPPLSSDDEFIAFMDKLASLAHRLNILFSP is encoded by the exons ATGGAGCAGCTGCCTTGGACTTGGAAATTTACAC GAAGTCAGTTTAGTAAGAGAACCATTTTGGGTACATCAGTTGTACTTGGATCAATCAGTTCGTGGCCCAATGCTTCATTGGCTATGGACG ACAGATTAATCGATGCTTCCCAAGAGGATATAGATACTTCAGATTATGTAAAATCTGCAAAAAACTTTTGGGAGCTAGCATTAAGACTCTGGCTGCCTTTTCTTCTCTGTTGGACTGTGTTGATAAACTTGAATCATCCTATAGTAGTTGTGGGAAAAGTGGTTCTATTCCTTGTTAGCACAAAGCCCAGTCCTCTATCTGTTTACATTTTTGTGGAGAAG TTGCGTTCTTCTTCATCCCAAGAGCCTCATCTCTCTAACTGGAAGAAG CGTTTGGTTGCAAGAaaagttgaagttgaagactaCAAGGTTCTATGTGTGGCCAAAGTTGAAATGAAACACCAAAACTTCACACTTGTGGGAGTTCTTGGAGGTTGGTGGAAATGGCCGCCCTTATCTTCTGATGATGAATTCATTGCTTTTATGGATAAACTAGCTTCCCTTGCACATCgcctaaatatattatttagtCCCTAA
- the LOC103487112 gene encoding uncharacterized protein LOC103487112 isoform X2 — protein sequence MAFESKFLRPLPRAFVFASSSSSSSSFNPARFCCAKFEPFTLFPTNFGSFLCNRLPNLRLAFSGAKGIYLPLIDRLIDASQEDIDTSDYVKSAKNFWELALRLWLPFLLCWTVLINLNHPIVVVGKVVLFLVSTKPSPLSVYIFVEKLRSSSSQEPHLSNWKKRLVARKVEVEDYKVLCVAKVEMKHQNFTLVGVLGGWWKWPPLSSDDEFIAFMDKLASLAHRLNILFSP from the exons ATGGCCTTCGAATCGAAGTTTCTTCGCCCTCTTCCTAGAGCTTTCGTCTTcgcttcatcttcatcatcttcttcttccttcaatCCCGCCAGATTCT GTTGTGCGAAATTTGAGCCTTTCACATTGTTTCCGACGAATTTTGGATCATTTCTCTGCAACCGCCTTCCCAATCTCAGACTTGCATTTTCTGGCGCTAAAGGAATTTATCTTCCTTTAATAG ACAGATTAATCGATGCTTCCCAAGAGGATATAGATACTTCAGATTATGTAAAATCTGCAAAAAACTTTTGGGAGCTAGCATTAAGACTCTGGCTGCCTTTTCTTCTCTGTTGGACTGTGTTGATAAACTTGAATCATCCTATAGTAGTTGTGGGAAAAGTGGTTCTATTCCTTGTTAGCACAAAGCCCAGTCCTCTATCTGTTTACATTTTTGTGGAGAAG TTGCGTTCTTCTTCATCCCAAGAGCCTCATCTCTCTAACTGGAAGAAG CGTTTGGTTGCAAGAaaagttgaagttgaagactaCAAGGTTCTATGTGTGGCCAAAGTTGAAATGAAACACCAAAACTTCACACTTGTGGGAGTTCTTGGAGGTTGGTGGAAATGGCCGCCCTTATCTTCTGATGATGAATTCATTGCTTTTATGGATAAACTAGCTTCCCTTGCACATCgcctaaatatattatttagtCCCTAA
- the LOC103487113 gene encoding probable galactinol--sucrose galactosyltransferase 5, with translation MAPSLKNGGSNVVSFDGLNDMSSPFAIDGSDFTVDGHLFLSDVPENIVASPSPYTSIDKSPVSVGCFVGFDASEPDSRHVVSIGKLKDIRFMSIFRFKVWWTTHWVGRNGGDLESETQIVILEKSDSGRPYVLLLPIVEGPFRTSIQPGDDDFVDVCVESGSSKVVDASFRSVLYLHAGDDPFALVKEAMKIVRTHLGTFRLLEEKTPPGIVDKFGWCTWDAFYLTVHPQGVIEGVKHLVDGGCPPGLVLIDDGWQSIGHDSDPITKEGMNQTVAGEQMPCRLLKFQENYKFRDYVNPKATGSGAGQKGMKAFIDELKGEFKTVEYVYVWHALCGYWGGLRPQVPGLPEARVIQPVLSPGLQMTMEDLAVDKIVLHKVGLVPPEKAEEMYEGLHSHLEKVGIDGVKIDVIHLLEMLCEDYGGRVDLAKAYYKAMTKSINKHFKGNGVIASMEHCNDFMFLGTEAISLGRVGDDFWCTDPSGDPNGTFWLQGCHMVHCAYNSLWMGNFIHPDWDMFQSTHPCAAFHAASRAISGGPIYVSDSVGKHNFDLLKKLVLPDGSILRSEYYALPTRDCLFADPLHNGETMLKIWNLNKFTGVIGAFNCQGGGWCRETRRNQCFSQYSKRVTSKTNPKDIEWHSGENPISIEGVKTFVLYLYQAKKLIISKPSQDLDIALDPFEFELITVSPVTTLTQTSLHFAPIGLVNMLNTGGAIQSVDYDDDLSSVEIGVKGCGEMRVFASKKPRACRIDGEDVGFKYDQDQMVVVQVPWPVDSSSGGISVIEYLF, from the exons ATGGCTCCTAGTTTGAAAAATGGTGGCTCCAACGTAGTTTCTTTTGATGGCTTAAATGACATGTCCTCACCGTTTGCAATCGATGGGTCAGATTTCACTGTGGACGGTCATTTGTTTCTGTCCGATGTTCCTGAGAATATTGTTGCTTCTCCTTCTCCGTACACTTCGATCGACAAGTCCCCAGTTTCAGTCGGTTGCTTTGTTGGATTCGATGCGTCAGAACCTGATAGCCGACATGTTGTTTCCATTGGGAAGCTGAAGGATATTCGGTTTATGAGTATTTTCAGGTTTAAGGTTTGGTGGACTACACACTGGGTTGGTCGAAATGGTGGAGATCTTGAATCGGAGACTCAGATTGTGATCCTTGAGAAGTCAGATTCTGGTCGACCATATGTTCTCCTTCTTCCGATCGTTGAGGGACCGTTCCGAACCTCGATTCAGCCTGGGGATGATGACTTTGTCGATGTTTGTGTCGAGAGTGGTTCGTCGAAAGTTGTTGATGCATCGTTCCGAAGTGTGTTGTATCTTCATGCTGGTGATGATCCGTTTGCACTTGTTAAGGAGGCGATGAAGATCGTGAGGACCCATCTTGGAACTTTTCGCTTGTTGGAGGAGAAGACTCCACCAG GGATCGTGGACAAATTTGGTTGGTGCACGTGGGACGCGTTTTATCTAACGGTTCATCCACAAGGCGTAATAGAAGGCGTGAAGCATCTCGTCGACGGCGGTTGTCCTCCCGGTTTAGTCCTAATCGACGATGGTTGGCAATCCATTGGCCACGATTCCGATCCCATCACCAAAGAAGGAATGAATCAAACCGTCGCCGGCGAGCAAATGCCCTGCCGTCTTTTGAAATTCCAAGAGAATTACAAATTCCGTGACTACGTCAATCCCAAGGCCACCGGCTCCGGCGCCGGCCAGAAGGGGATGAAGGCGTTTATCGATGAACTCAAAGGAGAGTTTAAGACTGTGGAGTATGTTTATGTTTGGCATGCTTTGTGTGGATATTGGGGTGGCCTTCGCCCGCAGGTGCCTGGCTTGCCTGAGGCACGTGTGATTCAGCCGGTGCTGTCGCCAGGGTTGCAGATGACGATGGAGGATTTGGCGGTGGATAAGATTGTTCTTCATAAGGTCGGGTTGGTCCCGCCGGAGAAGGCGGAGGAGATGTATGAAGGACTTCATTCTCATTTGGAGAAAGTTGGGATCGACGGTGTTAAGATTGACGTTATCCAC CTGTTGGAGATGTTGTGTGAAGACTATGGAGGGAGAGTGGACTTGGCAAAGGCATATTACAAAGCAATGACAAAATCAATCAATAAACATTTCAAAGGAAATGGAGTCATTGCAAGTATGGAACATTGTAACGACTTCATGTTCCTCGGCACGGAAGCTATCTCTCTTGGTCGTGTTG GTGATGACTTTTGGTGCACGGACCCATCCGGTGATCCCAATGGTACATTTTGGCTCCAAGGATGTCATATGGTTCATTGTGCCTACAACAGCTTATGGATGGGGAACTTCATCCACCCTGACTGGGATATGTTCCAATCCACCCACCCTTGTGCTGCCTTCCACGCTGCCTCTCGAGCCATCTCCGGTGGCCCAATCTATGTTAGTGATTCTGTGGGGAAGCATAACTTTGATCTTCTCAAAAAATTAGTGCTCCCTGATGGATCGATTCTTCGAAGTGAGTACTATGCACTCCCGACTCGCGACTGTTTGTTTGCAGACCCTTTGCATAATGGAGAAACTATGCTTAAGATTTGGAACCTCAAcaag TTCACTGGAGTGATTGGTGCATTCAACTGCCAAGGAGGAGGATGGTGTCGTGAGACACGTCGCAACCAATGCTTTTCACAATACTCAAAACGAGTGACATCCAAAACCAACCCAAAAGACATAGAATGGCACAGTGGAGAAAACCCTATCTCTATCGAAGGTGTTAAAACCTTTGTGCTTTACCTCTATCAAGCCAAGAAACTTATCATCTCCAAGCCCTCTCAAGATCTTGACATAGCTCTTGATCCGTTCGAATTCGAGCTCATCACTGTTTCACCAGTGACCACACTCACCCAAACTTCTCTACACTTTGCCCCAATTGGGCTAGTCAACATGCTCAACACTGGTGGAGCCATCCAATCTGTGGACTATGACGATGACCTAAGCTCAGTTGAGATTGGTGTCAAAGGCTGTGGTGAGATGCGAGTATTTGCATCGAAAAAACCAAGGGCTTGCCGTATTGATGGGGAGGACGTTGGGTTCAAGTATGACCAGGACCAAATGGTGGTGGTTCAAGTGCCATGGCCAGTTGATTCTTCATCGGGTGGCATTTCGGTGATCGAGTacttgttttaa
- the LOC103487112 gene encoding uncharacterized protein LOC103487112 isoform X1: MAFESKFLRPLPRAFVFASSSSSSSSFNPARFCCAKFEPFTLFPTNFGSFLCNRLPNLRLAFSGAKGIYLPLIGSQFSKRTILGTSVVLGSISSWPNASLAMDDRLIDASQEDIDTSDYVKSAKNFWELALRLWLPFLLCWTVLINLNHPIVVVGKVVLFLVSTKPSPLSVYIFVEKLRSSSSQEPHLSNWKKRLVARKVEVEDYKVLCVAKVEMKHQNFTLVGVLGGWWKWPPLSSDDEFIAFMDKLASLAHRLNILFSP, encoded by the exons ATGGCCTTCGAATCGAAGTTTCTTCGCCCTCTTCCTAGAGCTTTCGTCTTcgcttcatcttcatcatcttcttcttccttcaatCCCGCCAGATTCT GTTGTGCGAAATTTGAGCCTTTCACATTGTTTCCGACGAATTTTGGATCATTTCTCTGCAACCGCCTTCCCAATCTCAGACTTGCATTTTCTGGCGCTAAAGGAATTTATCTTCCTTTAATAG GAAGTCAGTTTAGTAAGAGAACCATTTTGGGTACATCAGTTGTACTTGGATCAATCAGTTCGTGGCCCAATGCTTCATTGGCTATGGACG ACAGATTAATCGATGCTTCCCAAGAGGATATAGATACTTCAGATTATGTAAAATCTGCAAAAAACTTTTGGGAGCTAGCATTAAGACTCTGGCTGCCTTTTCTTCTCTGTTGGACTGTGTTGATAAACTTGAATCATCCTATAGTAGTTGTGGGAAAAGTGGTTCTATTCCTTGTTAGCACAAAGCCCAGTCCTCTATCTGTTTACATTTTTGTGGAGAAG TTGCGTTCTTCTTCATCCCAAGAGCCTCATCTCTCTAACTGGAAGAAG CGTTTGGTTGCAAGAaaagttgaagttgaagactaCAAGGTTCTATGTGTGGCCAAAGTTGAAATGAAACACCAAAACTTCACACTTGTGGGAGTTCTTGGAGGTTGGTGGAAATGGCCGCCCTTATCTTCTGATGATGAATTCATTGCTTTTATGGATAAACTAGCTTCCCTTGCACATCgcctaaatatattatttagtCCCTAA